The sequence below is a genomic window from Planktothrix serta PCC 8927.
ACTAAACCTGTTTTATAAGACTGTTTTTTGATCCAAGATAAAAACTCGTTTAAGCCCGCTAAGGGTTCTAAATTAATCGCTAATTCTCGAAATTGTGATTCTTTTAAATCAGCTAATTTTATCCCTTCTTCCTCTGAAAATTGAGGAAATAAATCCTGTACAATTTCAGAATTAGTTCGGCCACTAATATGAGTTTTATAAAAACTGGGGTTAATATCAATTTTGTGCTGTTTTAAAACATTTGCCCAGGTTTGATAGTGTAAGACATCCGTATTGGCTAGAGTGCCATCTAAATCAAATAAAATTGCTTTAATCATGATTAAATAATTATTCCATCCTTAAATACTTGCTACAAATACTTGATCGGGTAGCTAATCACTTTTTTCTATCCCCTATTCCCTATTTTCTTTTCCCCTCTGTTCCCTGTTCCCTGTTCCCTGTTCCCTGTTCCCTTTTAAATCCAGATTTTGGATACAACTCAAATAGGATTGCTATATTATTATTGTTGAATTGTGGATATTATCCAGAACAAGATGAAGCTATCGAGCAAGTCGTAGAAAAGTGGAAACAAGAAACGGGGAATCAAATTAAGCTTTCCTTTTTTAGTGAAGAGGATACCTTAAAAGAAGCGATCGCCGCCTTAGAAATCGGAAATCCCCCCGATATTTTATTTTCTGAACNCGGTTTTTCAATGCGATGACTAGGATTAAGCCTCGTAGTAAGCCCTTCAGGGCTTTCTTTCTAATAATAGGATCAGAAATCGGGTTTCTAACAAAATATGTCTATCTTTAATAAAAACTGTCTCAGAAACCTGGTTTTTCAATGCGATGACTAGGATTAAGCCCTGAAGGGCTTACTACAATGATTAATCCTCTGGATTTGATATGAATGAATCTTTAGAACAGATCATCAGGAGGAAAATTCAATATTTACCTCCTGAACATCAGGAAGAAGTTCTCAGTTTTATTGAGTTTCTGGAAGAAGGACATTGTTTAATAGAAGGCCATCTCTGTGAGATCATTAATCGTTTTTATCAACGTCAAAAAATCGCTCAAGCTTTCCTAAAATTACCCTGTCATTTTGGGGGAAAGACTATTATTCCTGATATTAGCGTATTTCGTTGTGATCGAATTCCGGTAATATCTTCTGGAGAAAATTATCAAGAGCTTACAATTTATCCAGATTGGTCAATTGAAATTTTGTCACTCCAACAAAATCCAACAAAAATTTTAGGAAATTTACTTTATAGTTCTGAATATGGGACAGAATTAGGATGGTTAATTGATCCAGTGGAAGCAACAGTTTTAGTCGTATTGCCAGAACAACGGGTACAATTGTTACAGGGAGAAGCTAAATTACCTGTGTTACCAGGGATAGATTTAAACTTAACCGTTGATCAAGTTTTGGATTGGTCAATTATTGAATATTGATACACAACCCGTAGTCAGCCCTTCAGGGCTGATTCATAAATCCTAATTATGAGTAATAAATTTACCCACAAATAGGGATTAAGCCCTTT
It includes:
- a CDS encoding Uma2 family endonuclease encodes the protein MNESLEQIIRRKIQYLPPEHQEEVLSFIEFLEEGHCLIEGHLCEIINRFYQRQKIAQAFLKLPCHFGGKTIIPDISVFRCDRIPVISSGENYQELTIYPDWSIEILSLQQNPTKILGNLLYSSEYGTELGWLIDPVEATVLVVLPEQRVQLLQGEAKLPVLPGIDLNLTVDQVLDWSIIEY